One Epinephelus lanceolatus isolate andai-2023 chromosome 17, ASM4190304v1, whole genome shotgun sequence genomic window carries:
- the zmiz1a gene encoding zinc finger MIZ domain-containing protein 1a isoform X2: MNTLPSMDRHIQQTNDRLQCIKQHLQNPANFHSAATELLDWCGDPRAFQRPFEQSLMGCLTVVSRVAAQQGFDLDLGYRLLAVCAANRDKFTPKSAALLSSWCEELGRLLLLRHQKSRQNEPQGKVPMQPSMNSMKPGLTHSDGSFPYDSVPWQQNTNQPPGSLSVVTTVWGVTNTSQSQVLGNPMANSNNPMNPGGNPMGSGLSASAAGLNSPQFSAQQQQFPNKGGSNQPYMQQGMYGRPGYPGGPGGYSGSYSGGPNPPPGGMGLTSHTRPPGDFTQPAAAAAAAAVAAAAATATATATATVAALQETQNKDMNQYGQMCSSFQMGPAQAYNSQFMNQPGPRGPPGGMNPASMGSAMNNPNMSGPPMGMNQARTPGMVPFGSHGQRMPQQGYPGGPRQGMPMQGMKRPYPGEGSYGGQQYGPNSQFPPQQGQYPSSNASRPLPSPNYPGQRMPGQQGQGQYPPGMPMGQYYKQEPFNGQSTNFSGGGYSYGQGNGPPRPGNYPHSPVPGNPTPPMTPGSSIPPYLSPNQDVKPPFPPDMKPNMTALPPPPTNPNEELRLTFPVRDGVVLEPFRLEHNLAVSNHVFHLRPSVHQTLMWRSDLELQFKCYHHEDRQMNTNWPASVQVSVNATPLTIERGDNKTSHKPLHLKHVCQPGRNTIQITVTACCCSHLFVLQLVHRPSVRSVLQGLLKKRLLPAEHCITKVKRNFSSVAASAGSTTLNGEDGVEQTAIKVSLKCPITFRRIQLPARGHDCKHVQCFDLESYLQLNCERGTWRCPVCNKTALLEGLEVDQYMWGILNAIQNSEFEEVTIDPTCSWRPVPIKSELHIKEDPDGPLAKRFKTMSPSQMTMPNVMEMIAQLGPGPGPGPGPGLGPSPYPPHPNQHPSGNGGDYPGAGNTYHSQGNFDFPHGNPSGGGVGGGGGGPPMNDFIHGPQLSHPPDGPGGLLSQDKPLTHGMNDAMSHPDQSHNSMQQSLHASPHPGSQSGPPLHHSGQSGQPLHHSGQPSQPPRQSQPQPQQQPQPQPQQPGQNSHPHSDLNFNPSSDGQMGQGAQDMPEPSLDLLPELANPDELLSYLDPPDLPANSNDDLLSLFENN, encoded by the exons CCCTGCTGTCGTCGTGGTGCGAGGAGCTGGGTCGTCTCCTCCTGCTGCGTCACCAGAAGAGCCGGCAGAACGAACCGCAGGGAAAAGTCCCCATGCAGCCCAGCATGAACAGCATGAAGCCCGGCCTCACACACAG TGATGGATCCTTTCCCTATGACTCTGTCCCCTGGCAACAAAACACCAACCAGCCCCCTGGGTCATTGTCTGTGGTCACAACAGTGTGGGGCGTGACCAACACGTCACAGAGTCAG GTGCTAGGTAACCCAATGGCAAATAGCAATAACCCCATGAACCCTGGAGGTAACCCCATGGGATCAGGTCTGTCTGCCAGCGCTGCAGGGCTCAACTCACCCCAGTTCAGTGCTCAGCAGCAACAGTTTCCAAACAAAGGAGGCTCCAACCAACCGTACATGCAGCAGGGCATGTACGGCAGGCCTGGCTACCCCGGAGGTCCTGGGGGATACAGCGGGAG CTACTCTGGAGGCCCAAATCCTCCTCCAGGAGGTATGGGACTGACCTCCCACACACGTCCTCCCGGTGACTTCACTCAGCCAGCCGCCGccgctgcagctgctgctgtcgccgctgctgctgctacggCAACAGCCACAGCGACGGCCACGGTGGCAGCTCTGCAGGAAACCCAGAATAAAGACATGAACCAGTATGGACAG atGTGTTCGTCGTTCCAAATGGGCCCTGCGCAGGCCTACAACAGCCAGTTCATGAACCAGCCAGGCCCACGAGGCCCCCCTGGAGGTATGAATCCAGCCAGCATGGGATCAGCCATGAACAACCCCAATATGAGTGGGCCTCCCATGGGCATGAACCAGGCTCGGACCCCAGGCATGGTACCTTTCGGATCTCACGGCCAAAGGATGCCTCAGCAAGGGTATCCCGGAGGACCTCGACAGGGCATGCCCATGCAGGGGATGAAGAGGCCATATCCTGGGGAA GGGAGTTATGGGGGTCAGCAGTACGGGCCAAACAGCCAGTTCCCACCCCAGCAAGGCCAGTACCCCTCATCGAACGCCTCCAGGCCGCTGCCATCTCCAAACTACCCTGGCCAGAGGATGCCAGGGCAGCAGGGCCAAGGACAGTACCCACCTGGCATGCCCATGGGCCAGTACTACAAG CAAGAGCCCTTTAATGGTCAGAGCACCAACTTCTCTGGAGGCGGATACTCCTACGGCCAAGGCAACGGG CCCCCGAGGCCCGGAAACTACCCCCACTCCCCGGTCCCTGGAAACCCCACACCCCCTATGACCCCAGGAAGTAGTATTCCTCCGTACCTGTCGCCAAACCAGGATGTGAAGCCCCCGTTTCCACCCGACATGAAACCAAATATGACAGCACTTCCGCCCCCTCCGA CTAACCCCAACGAGGAGCTGCGGCTGACGTTCCCAGTCAGGGACGGAGTGGTGCTGGAGCCGTTCCGCTTGGAGCATAACCTGGCTGTCAGTAACCACGTCTTCCACCTCCGACCCTCCGTCCACCAGACACTCATGTGGAG GTCAGACCTTGAGCTCCAGTTTAAGTGCTACCACCATGAAGACAGGCAGATGAACACCAACTGGCCCGCCTCCGTCCAGGTCAGCGTCAACGCCACGCCCCTCACCATCGAAAGGGGAGACAACAAAACCTCCCACAAACCCCTGCACCTGAAGCATGTATGCCAACCTGGAAGAAACACCATCCAGATTACAGTCACCGCCTGCTGTTGT TCCCACCTGTTTGTGCTGCAGCTGGTCCACAGGCCATCTGTGCGATCCGTCCTCCAGGGGCTCCTGAAGAAGAGACTCCTTCCTGCAGAACACTGCATCACCAAGG ttaaGAGGAACTTCAGCAGCGTGGCGGCCTCGGCGGGCAGCACTACTCTCAACGGGGAAGACGGTGTGGAGCAGACGGCCATTAAAGTGTCGCTGAAATGTCCCATTACCTTCCGACGCATCCAGCTACCCGCACGAGGGCACGACTGCAAACATGTCCAG TGCTTCGATCTGGAGTCCTACTTGCAGCTCAACTGTGAGAGGGGGACATGGAGGTGTCCTGTGTGCAA TAAAACTGCATTATTAGAAGGTCTGGAGGTGGACCAGTACATGTGGGGAATCCTCAATGCCATCCAAAA TTCAGAGTTTGAGGAGGTCACTATAGACCCTACATGTAGCTGGCGACCGGTCCCCATCAAGTCTGAGCTACACATAAAAGAGGACCCTGACGGGCCACTTGCCAAGCGCTTTAAGACCATGAGCCCCAGTCAGATGACCATGCCCAATGTGATGGAGATGATCGCCCAGCTAGGGCCTGGCCCAGGACCTGGACCTGGCCCCGGACTAGGACCCAGCCCCTACCCACCACACCCTAATCAACATCCTAGTGGCAACGGGGGAGATTACCCTGGAGCAG GCAACACTTACCACAGCCAAGGGAACTTTGACTTCCCTCACGGGAACCCCTCTGGTGGTGGAGtcggaggaggtggaggaggtccCCCGATGAATGACTTCATCCATGGCCCACAGCTCTCCCACCCCCCAGATGGACCTGGTGGTCTCCTCTCCCAGGACAAGCCCCTGACCCATGGCATGAATGATGCA ATGTCCCATCCCGATCAGTCCCATAACTCCATGCAGCAGAGCTTGCATGCGTCTCCCCACCCCGGCAGCCAATCAGGGCCGCCCTTACATCACAGTGGCCAGTCAGGGCAGCCCTTGCATCACAGCGGGCAACCATCGCAGCCGCCTCGCCAGTCGCAGCCGCAGCCTCAGCAACAGCCTCAGCCGCAGCCTCAGCAACCTGGGCAGAACAGTCACCCCCACAGCGATCTGAACTTTAACCCCTCCTCAGATGGGCAGATGGGTCAGGGAGCCCAGGATATGCCTGAACCCTCCCTGGAT CTGCTTCCAGAGCTGGCCAACCCAGACGAGTTACTGTCATACCTGGACCCTCCCGACCTCCCCGCCAACAGCAACGACgaccttctctccctcttcgAGAACAACTAG
- the zmiz1a gene encoding zinc finger MIZ domain-containing protein 1a isoform X4 translates to MQPSMNSMKPGLTHSDGSFPYDSVPWQQNTNQPPGSLSVVTTVWGVTNTSQSQVLGNPMANSNNPMNPGGNPMGSGLSASAAGLNSPQFSAQQQQFPNKGGSNQPYMQQGMYGRPGYPGGPGGYSGSYSGGPNPPPGGMGLTSHTRPPGDFTQPAAAAAAAAVAAAAATATATATATVAALQETQNKDMNQYGQMCSSFQMGPAQAYNSQFMNQPGPRGPPGGMNPASMGSAMNNPNMSGPPMGMNQARTPGMVPFGSHGQRMPQQGYPGGPRQGMPMQGMKRPYPGEGSYGGQQYGPNSQFPPQQGQYPSSNASRPLPSPNYPGQRMPGQQGQGQYPPGMPMGQYYKQEPFNGQSTNFSGGGYSYGQGNGPPRPGNYPHSPVPGNPTPPMTPGSSIPPYLSPNQDVKPPFPPDMKPNMTALPPPPTNPNEELRLTFPVRDGVVLEPFRLEHNLAVSNHVFHLRPSVHQTLMWRSDLELQFKCYHHEDRQMNTNWPASVQVSVNATPLTIERGDNKTSHKPLHLKHVCQPGRNTIQITVTACCCSHLFVLQLVHRPSVRSVLQGLLKKRLLPAEHCITKVKRNFSSVAASAGSTTLNGEDGVEQTAIKVSLKCPITFRRIQLPARGHDCKHVQCFDLESYLQLNCERGTWRCPVCNKTALLEGLEVDQYMWGILNAIQNSEFEEVTIDPTCSWRPVPIKSELHIKEDPDGPLAKRFKTMSPSQMTMPNVMEMIAQLGPGPGPGPGPGLGPSPYPPHPNQHPSGNGGDYPGAGNTYHSQGNFDFPHGNPSGGGVGGGGGGPPMNDFIHGPQLSHPPDGPGGLLSQDKPLTHGMNDAMSHPDQSHNSMQQSLHASPHPGSQSGPPLHHSGQSGQPLHHSGQPSQPPRQSQPQPQQQPQPQPQQPGQNSHPHSDLNFNPSSDGQMGQGAQDMPEPSLDLLPELANPDELLSYLDPPDLPANSNDDLLSLFENN, encoded by the exons ATGCAGCCCAGCATGAACAGCATGAAGCCCGGCCTCACACACAG TGATGGATCCTTTCCCTATGACTCTGTCCCCTGGCAACAAAACACCAACCAGCCCCCTGGGTCATTGTCTGTGGTCACAACAGTGTGGGGCGTGACCAACACGTCACAGAGTCAG GTGCTAGGTAACCCAATGGCAAATAGCAATAACCCCATGAACCCTGGAGGTAACCCCATGGGATCAGGTCTGTCTGCCAGCGCTGCAGGGCTCAACTCACCCCAGTTCAGTGCTCAGCAGCAACAGTTTCCAAACAAAGGAGGCTCCAACCAACCGTACATGCAGCAGGGCATGTACGGCAGGCCTGGCTACCCCGGAGGTCCTGGGGGATACAGCGGGAG CTACTCTGGAGGCCCAAATCCTCCTCCAGGAGGTATGGGACTGACCTCCCACACACGTCCTCCCGGTGACTTCACTCAGCCAGCCGCCGccgctgcagctgctgctgtcgccgctgctgctgctacggCAACAGCCACAGCGACGGCCACGGTGGCAGCTCTGCAGGAAACCCAGAATAAAGACATGAACCAGTATGGACAG atGTGTTCGTCGTTCCAAATGGGCCCTGCGCAGGCCTACAACAGCCAGTTCATGAACCAGCCAGGCCCACGAGGCCCCCCTGGAGGTATGAATCCAGCCAGCATGGGATCAGCCATGAACAACCCCAATATGAGTGGGCCTCCCATGGGCATGAACCAGGCTCGGACCCCAGGCATGGTACCTTTCGGATCTCACGGCCAAAGGATGCCTCAGCAAGGGTATCCCGGAGGACCTCGACAGGGCATGCCCATGCAGGGGATGAAGAGGCCATATCCTGGGGAA GGGAGTTATGGGGGTCAGCAGTACGGGCCAAACAGCCAGTTCCCACCCCAGCAAGGCCAGTACCCCTCATCGAACGCCTCCAGGCCGCTGCCATCTCCAAACTACCCTGGCCAGAGGATGCCAGGGCAGCAGGGCCAAGGACAGTACCCACCTGGCATGCCCATGGGCCAGTACTACAAG CAAGAGCCCTTTAATGGTCAGAGCACCAACTTCTCTGGAGGCGGATACTCCTACGGCCAAGGCAACGGG CCCCCGAGGCCCGGAAACTACCCCCACTCCCCGGTCCCTGGAAACCCCACACCCCCTATGACCCCAGGAAGTAGTATTCCTCCGTACCTGTCGCCAAACCAGGATGTGAAGCCCCCGTTTCCACCCGACATGAAACCAAATATGACAGCACTTCCGCCCCCTCCGA CTAACCCCAACGAGGAGCTGCGGCTGACGTTCCCAGTCAGGGACGGAGTGGTGCTGGAGCCGTTCCGCTTGGAGCATAACCTGGCTGTCAGTAACCACGTCTTCCACCTCCGACCCTCCGTCCACCAGACACTCATGTGGAG GTCAGACCTTGAGCTCCAGTTTAAGTGCTACCACCATGAAGACAGGCAGATGAACACCAACTGGCCCGCCTCCGTCCAGGTCAGCGTCAACGCCACGCCCCTCACCATCGAAAGGGGAGACAACAAAACCTCCCACAAACCCCTGCACCTGAAGCATGTATGCCAACCTGGAAGAAACACCATCCAGATTACAGTCACCGCCTGCTGTTGT TCCCACCTGTTTGTGCTGCAGCTGGTCCACAGGCCATCTGTGCGATCCGTCCTCCAGGGGCTCCTGAAGAAGAGACTCCTTCCTGCAGAACACTGCATCACCAAGG ttaaGAGGAACTTCAGCAGCGTGGCGGCCTCGGCGGGCAGCACTACTCTCAACGGGGAAGACGGTGTGGAGCAGACGGCCATTAAAGTGTCGCTGAAATGTCCCATTACCTTCCGACGCATCCAGCTACCCGCACGAGGGCACGACTGCAAACATGTCCAG TGCTTCGATCTGGAGTCCTACTTGCAGCTCAACTGTGAGAGGGGGACATGGAGGTGTCCTGTGTGCAA TAAAACTGCATTATTAGAAGGTCTGGAGGTGGACCAGTACATGTGGGGAATCCTCAATGCCATCCAAAA TTCAGAGTTTGAGGAGGTCACTATAGACCCTACATGTAGCTGGCGACCGGTCCCCATCAAGTCTGAGCTACACATAAAAGAGGACCCTGACGGGCCACTTGCCAAGCGCTTTAAGACCATGAGCCCCAGTCAGATGACCATGCCCAATGTGATGGAGATGATCGCCCAGCTAGGGCCTGGCCCAGGACCTGGACCTGGCCCCGGACTAGGACCCAGCCCCTACCCACCACACCCTAATCAACATCCTAGTGGCAACGGGGGAGATTACCCTGGAGCAG GCAACACTTACCACAGCCAAGGGAACTTTGACTTCCCTCACGGGAACCCCTCTGGTGGTGGAGtcggaggaggtggaggaggtccCCCGATGAATGACTTCATCCATGGCCCACAGCTCTCCCACCCCCCAGATGGACCTGGTGGTCTCCTCTCCCAGGACAAGCCCCTGACCCATGGCATGAATGATGCA ATGTCCCATCCCGATCAGTCCCATAACTCCATGCAGCAGAGCTTGCATGCGTCTCCCCACCCCGGCAGCCAATCAGGGCCGCCCTTACATCACAGTGGCCAGTCAGGGCAGCCCTTGCATCACAGCGGGCAACCATCGCAGCCGCCTCGCCAGTCGCAGCCGCAGCCTCAGCAACAGCCTCAGCCGCAGCCTCAGCAACCTGGGCAGAACAGTCACCCCCACAGCGATCTGAACTTTAACCCCTCCTCAGATGGGCAGATGGGTCAGGGAGCCCAGGATATGCCTGAACCCTCCCTGGAT CTGCTTCCAGAGCTGGCCAACCCAGACGAGTTACTGTCATACCTGGACCCTCCCGACCTCCCCGCCAACAGCAACGACgaccttctctccctcttcgAGAACAACTAG
- the zmiz1a gene encoding zinc finger MIZ domain-containing protein 1a isoform X1 → MNTLPSMDRHIQQTNDRLQCIKQHLQNPANFHSAATELLDWCGDPRAFQRPFEQSLMGCLTVVSRVAAQQGFDLDLGYRLLAVCAANRDKFTPKSAETSTCRRCQSDSALLSSWCEELGRLLLLRHQKSRQNEPQGKVPMQPSMNSMKPGLTHSDGSFPYDSVPWQQNTNQPPGSLSVVTTVWGVTNTSQSQVLGNPMANSNNPMNPGGNPMGSGLSASAAGLNSPQFSAQQQQFPNKGGSNQPYMQQGMYGRPGYPGGPGGYSGSYSGGPNPPPGGMGLTSHTRPPGDFTQPAAAAAAAAVAAAAATATATATATVAALQETQNKDMNQYGQMCSSFQMGPAQAYNSQFMNQPGPRGPPGGMNPASMGSAMNNPNMSGPPMGMNQARTPGMVPFGSHGQRMPQQGYPGGPRQGMPMQGMKRPYPGEGSYGGQQYGPNSQFPPQQGQYPSSNASRPLPSPNYPGQRMPGQQGQGQYPPGMPMGQYYKQEPFNGQSTNFSGGGYSYGQGNGPPRPGNYPHSPVPGNPTPPMTPGSSIPPYLSPNQDVKPPFPPDMKPNMTALPPPPTNPNEELRLTFPVRDGVVLEPFRLEHNLAVSNHVFHLRPSVHQTLMWRSDLELQFKCYHHEDRQMNTNWPASVQVSVNATPLTIERGDNKTSHKPLHLKHVCQPGRNTIQITVTACCCSHLFVLQLVHRPSVRSVLQGLLKKRLLPAEHCITKVKRNFSSVAASAGSTTLNGEDGVEQTAIKVSLKCPITFRRIQLPARGHDCKHVQCFDLESYLQLNCERGTWRCPVCNKTALLEGLEVDQYMWGILNAIQNSEFEEVTIDPTCSWRPVPIKSELHIKEDPDGPLAKRFKTMSPSQMTMPNVMEMIAQLGPGPGPGPGPGLGPSPYPPHPNQHPSGNGGDYPGAGNTYHSQGNFDFPHGNPSGGGVGGGGGGPPMNDFIHGPQLSHPPDGPGGLLSQDKPLTHGMNDAMSHPDQSHNSMQQSLHASPHPGSQSGPPLHHSGQSGQPLHHSGQPSQPPRQSQPQPQQQPQPQPQQPGQNSHPHSDLNFNPSSDGQMGQGAQDMPEPSLDLLPELANPDELLSYLDPPDLPANSNDDLLSLFENN, encoded by the exons CCCTGCTGTCGTCGTGGTGCGAGGAGCTGGGTCGTCTCCTCCTGCTGCGTCACCAGAAGAGCCGGCAGAACGAACCGCAGGGAAAAGTCCCCATGCAGCCCAGCATGAACAGCATGAAGCCCGGCCTCACACACAG TGATGGATCCTTTCCCTATGACTCTGTCCCCTGGCAACAAAACACCAACCAGCCCCCTGGGTCATTGTCTGTGGTCACAACAGTGTGGGGCGTGACCAACACGTCACAGAGTCAG GTGCTAGGTAACCCAATGGCAAATAGCAATAACCCCATGAACCCTGGAGGTAACCCCATGGGATCAGGTCTGTCTGCCAGCGCTGCAGGGCTCAACTCACCCCAGTTCAGTGCTCAGCAGCAACAGTTTCCAAACAAAGGAGGCTCCAACCAACCGTACATGCAGCAGGGCATGTACGGCAGGCCTGGCTACCCCGGAGGTCCTGGGGGATACAGCGGGAG CTACTCTGGAGGCCCAAATCCTCCTCCAGGAGGTATGGGACTGACCTCCCACACACGTCCTCCCGGTGACTTCACTCAGCCAGCCGCCGccgctgcagctgctgctgtcgccgctgctgctgctacggCAACAGCCACAGCGACGGCCACGGTGGCAGCTCTGCAGGAAACCCAGAATAAAGACATGAACCAGTATGGACAG atGTGTTCGTCGTTCCAAATGGGCCCTGCGCAGGCCTACAACAGCCAGTTCATGAACCAGCCAGGCCCACGAGGCCCCCCTGGAGGTATGAATCCAGCCAGCATGGGATCAGCCATGAACAACCCCAATATGAGTGGGCCTCCCATGGGCATGAACCAGGCTCGGACCCCAGGCATGGTACCTTTCGGATCTCACGGCCAAAGGATGCCTCAGCAAGGGTATCCCGGAGGACCTCGACAGGGCATGCCCATGCAGGGGATGAAGAGGCCATATCCTGGGGAA GGGAGTTATGGGGGTCAGCAGTACGGGCCAAACAGCCAGTTCCCACCCCAGCAAGGCCAGTACCCCTCATCGAACGCCTCCAGGCCGCTGCCATCTCCAAACTACCCTGGCCAGAGGATGCCAGGGCAGCAGGGCCAAGGACAGTACCCACCTGGCATGCCCATGGGCCAGTACTACAAG CAAGAGCCCTTTAATGGTCAGAGCACCAACTTCTCTGGAGGCGGATACTCCTACGGCCAAGGCAACGGG CCCCCGAGGCCCGGAAACTACCCCCACTCCCCGGTCCCTGGAAACCCCACACCCCCTATGACCCCAGGAAGTAGTATTCCTCCGTACCTGTCGCCAAACCAGGATGTGAAGCCCCCGTTTCCACCCGACATGAAACCAAATATGACAGCACTTCCGCCCCCTCCGA CTAACCCCAACGAGGAGCTGCGGCTGACGTTCCCAGTCAGGGACGGAGTGGTGCTGGAGCCGTTCCGCTTGGAGCATAACCTGGCTGTCAGTAACCACGTCTTCCACCTCCGACCCTCCGTCCACCAGACACTCATGTGGAG GTCAGACCTTGAGCTCCAGTTTAAGTGCTACCACCATGAAGACAGGCAGATGAACACCAACTGGCCCGCCTCCGTCCAGGTCAGCGTCAACGCCACGCCCCTCACCATCGAAAGGGGAGACAACAAAACCTCCCACAAACCCCTGCACCTGAAGCATGTATGCCAACCTGGAAGAAACACCATCCAGATTACAGTCACCGCCTGCTGTTGT TCCCACCTGTTTGTGCTGCAGCTGGTCCACAGGCCATCTGTGCGATCCGTCCTCCAGGGGCTCCTGAAGAAGAGACTCCTTCCTGCAGAACACTGCATCACCAAGG ttaaGAGGAACTTCAGCAGCGTGGCGGCCTCGGCGGGCAGCACTACTCTCAACGGGGAAGACGGTGTGGAGCAGACGGCCATTAAAGTGTCGCTGAAATGTCCCATTACCTTCCGACGCATCCAGCTACCCGCACGAGGGCACGACTGCAAACATGTCCAG TGCTTCGATCTGGAGTCCTACTTGCAGCTCAACTGTGAGAGGGGGACATGGAGGTGTCCTGTGTGCAA TAAAACTGCATTATTAGAAGGTCTGGAGGTGGACCAGTACATGTGGGGAATCCTCAATGCCATCCAAAA TTCAGAGTTTGAGGAGGTCACTATAGACCCTACATGTAGCTGGCGACCGGTCCCCATCAAGTCTGAGCTACACATAAAAGAGGACCCTGACGGGCCACTTGCCAAGCGCTTTAAGACCATGAGCCCCAGTCAGATGACCATGCCCAATGTGATGGAGATGATCGCCCAGCTAGGGCCTGGCCCAGGACCTGGACCTGGCCCCGGACTAGGACCCAGCCCCTACCCACCACACCCTAATCAACATCCTAGTGGCAACGGGGGAGATTACCCTGGAGCAG GCAACACTTACCACAGCCAAGGGAACTTTGACTTCCCTCACGGGAACCCCTCTGGTGGTGGAGtcggaggaggtggaggaggtccCCCGATGAATGACTTCATCCATGGCCCACAGCTCTCCCACCCCCCAGATGGACCTGGTGGTCTCCTCTCCCAGGACAAGCCCCTGACCCATGGCATGAATGATGCA ATGTCCCATCCCGATCAGTCCCATAACTCCATGCAGCAGAGCTTGCATGCGTCTCCCCACCCCGGCAGCCAATCAGGGCCGCCCTTACATCACAGTGGCCAGTCAGGGCAGCCCTTGCATCACAGCGGGCAACCATCGCAGCCGCCTCGCCAGTCGCAGCCGCAGCCTCAGCAACAGCCTCAGCCGCAGCCTCAGCAACCTGGGCAGAACAGTCACCCCCACAGCGATCTGAACTTTAACCCCTCCTCAGATGGGCAGATGGGTCAGGGAGCCCAGGATATGCCTGAACCCTCCCTGGAT CTGCTTCCAGAGCTGGCCAACCCAGACGAGTTACTGTCATACCTGGACCCTCCCGACCTCCCCGCCAACAGCAACGACgaccttctctccctcttcgAGAACAACTAG